One window of the Cardiocondyla obscurior isolate alpha-2009 linkage group LG05, Cobs3.1, whole genome shotgun sequence genome contains the following:
- the Hfp gene encoding poly(U)-binding-splicing factor half pint isoform X3, giving the protein MHDFFIGNASEFLPGPIYDLNQIGQVVAGPGAKYLTLPGILGAGLPKITSEQQDTVNRAKKYAMEQSIKMVLMKQTLAHQQQQMASQRNQVQRQQALALMCRVYVGSISFELKEDTIRQAFLPFGPIKSINMSWDPVTQKHKGFAFVEYEIPEAAQLALEQMNGVMIGGRNIKVVGRPSNMPQAQSVIDEITEESKHYNRIYIASIHQDLTEDDIKSVFEAFGPITYCKLAQGSSPHRHKGYGFIEYETMQAALEAIASMNLFDLGGQYLRVGRAITPPNALMGPPSGTSMMPTAAAVAAAAATAKIQAMDAVASNAVALGLTKLGAAAPPILNQTLPGVVRPSIAPATIMAPPTVATVATVAAVAPGIPPPGIAIPQTLTRPPAIIQTIPGQPVVIPPPAVVAPTIVGTPVIPVTTTANSDIMRRAQEQAAHQKQQEELQKKLLEETEPQTLQQQENMSIKGQSARHLVMQKLMRKVESRVVILRNMVAPEDVDETLQEEIQDECSKFGVVVRVIIYKERQSEDDENAEVIVKIFVEFAEMNEAERARDSLNGRYFGGRLVKGELYDQALFDNSDFSG; this is encoded by the exons ATGCATGATTTCTTTATAGGAAATGCATCAGAGTTCTTACCAGGCCCCATATATGATCTCAACCAAATCGGCCAGGTCGTTGCCG gACCTGGCGccaaatatttaacattaccTGGAATATTAGGAGCTGGTTTACCGAAAATTACATCAGAACAACAAGACACAGTAAACAGAGCGAAGAAATATGCAATGGAGCAAAGCATTAAGATGGTCCTGATGAAGCAGACATTGGCCCATCAACAACAg CAAATGGCTAGTCAACGGAATCAAGTGCAAAGACAGCAGGCTCTCGCTCTCATGTGCAG GGTTTATGTGGGCAGCATCAGTTTCGAGTTGAAAGAAGACACAATCAGGCAAGCCTTTTTGCCATTTGGACCTATCAAATCTATCAATATGTCATGGGATCCAGTTACACAGAAACACAAGGGTTTCGCTTTTGTCGAATATGAAATACCCGAAGCCGCGCAACTTGCTTTGGAACAAATGAATGGTGTCATGATCGGTGGCCGCAACATCAAG GTCGTGGGACGTCCGTCCAATATGCCACAAGCACAATCAGTGATCGACGAGATTACCGAAGAAAGCAAGCATTACAATCGCATTTACATTGCATCAATACATCAAGATTTGACGGAAGACGACATTAAATCAGTTTTTGAAGCATTTGGACCGATTACATATTGTAAACTTGCACAAGGTAGTTCACCACATCGACACAAAGGTTACGGCTTTATTGAGTACGAAACAATGCAAGCTGCGTTAGAAGCCATCGCTTCTATGAATTTGTTTGATTTGGGAGGTCAATATTTAAGAGTGGGAAGGGCCATAACGCCGCCGAACGCACTCATGGGACCACCTAGTGGTACCAGCATGATGCCAACTGCGGCTGCTGTTGCTGCAGCAGCAGCTACAGCAAAGATTCAAGCGATGGACGCGGTTGCAAGTAATGCGGTTGCATTAGGTCTTACAAAACTTGGAGCTGCTGCACCACCAATCCTAAATCAAA ctCTTCCTGGCGTAGTGCGGCCTTCTATAGCACCAGCAACAATAATGGCACCACCGACGGTAGCAACGGTAGCAACGGTAGCAGCGGTAGCGCCAGGAATACCTCCGCCTGGCATAGCCATACCGCAAACCTTAACGCGACCACCTGCTATTATTCAAACAATTCCCGGCCAACCGGTCGTCATACCACCTCCTGCTGTTGTTGCGCCTACGATTGTTGGTACACCAGTT ATTCCAGTAACAACAACCGCAAATTCCGATATTATGAGGCGAGCGCAAGAACAAGCGGCTCATCAGAAACAACAAGaagaattacagaaaaaaCTTTTAGAAGAAACGGAACCACAAACGTTGCAGCAACAAGAAAATATGTCAATTAAGGGCCAAAGTGCACGCCATCTCGTCATGCAAAAACTCATGCGTAAAGTCGAATCCCGAGttgtaattttaagaaatatggTAGCGCCAGAGGATGTGGATGAAACCTTACAAGAAGAAATCCAAGACGAATGCTCCAAGTTTGGTGTGGTCGTAcgagttattatttataaggAGAGACAGTCTGAAGACGACGAAAATGCGGAagttattgtaaaaatattcgtcGAATTCGCTGAAATGAATG agGCAGAACGTGCAAGAGATTCCTTGAACGGTCGTTATTTCGGTGGACGATTGGTTAAAGGAGAATTATACGATCAAGCCCTGTTTGATAATAGTGATTTTTCTGGTTGA
- the Hfp gene encoding poly(U)-binding-splicing factor half pint isoform X4 translates to MEQSIKMVLMKQTLAHQQQQMASQRNQVQRQQALALMCRVYVGSISFELKEDTIRQAFLPFGPIKSINMSWDPVTQKHKGFAFVEYEIPEAAQLALEQMNGVMIGGRNIKVVGRPSNMPQAQSVIDEITEESKHYNRIYIASIHQDLTEDDIKSVFEAFGPITYCKLAQGSSPHRHKGYGFIEYETMQAALEAIASMNLFDLGGQYLRVGRAITPPNALMGPPSGTSMMPTAAAVAAAAATAKIQAMDAVASNAVALGLTKLGAAAPPILNQTLPGVVRPSIAPATIMAPPTVATVATVAAVAPGIPPPGIAIPQTLTRPPAIIQTIPGQPVVIPPPAVVAPTIVGTPVIPVTTTANSDIMRRAQEQAAHQKQQEELQKKLLEETEPQTLQQQENMSIKGQSARHLVMQKLMRKVESRVVILRNMVAPEDVDETLQEEIQDECSKFGVVVRVIIYKERQSEDDENAEVIVKIFVEFAEMNEAERARDSLNGRYFGGRLVKGELYDQALFDNSDFSG, encoded by the exons ATGGAGCAAAGCATTAAGATGGTCCTGATGAAGCAGACATTGGCCCATCAACAACAg CAAATGGCTAGTCAACGGAATCAAGTGCAAAGACAGCAGGCTCTCGCTCTCATGTGCAG GGTTTATGTGGGCAGCATCAGTTTCGAGTTGAAAGAAGACACAATCAGGCAAGCCTTTTTGCCATTTGGACCTATCAAATCTATCAATATGTCATGGGATCCAGTTACACAGAAACACAAGGGTTTCGCTTTTGTCGAATATGAAATACCCGAAGCCGCGCAACTTGCTTTGGAACAAATGAATGGTGTCATGATCGGTGGCCGCAACATCAAG GTCGTGGGACGTCCGTCCAATATGCCACAAGCACAATCAGTGATCGACGAGATTACCGAAGAAAGCAAGCATTACAATCGCATTTACATTGCATCAATACATCAAGATTTGACGGAAGACGACATTAAATCAGTTTTTGAAGCATTTGGACCGATTACATATTGTAAACTTGCACAAGGTAGTTCACCACATCGACACAAAGGTTACGGCTTTATTGAGTACGAAACAATGCAAGCTGCGTTAGAAGCCATCGCTTCTATGAATTTGTTTGATTTGGGAGGTCAATATTTAAGAGTGGGAAGGGCCATAACGCCGCCGAACGCACTCATGGGACCACCTAGTGGTACCAGCATGATGCCAACTGCGGCTGCTGTTGCTGCAGCAGCAGCTACAGCAAAGATTCAAGCGATGGACGCGGTTGCAAGTAATGCGGTTGCATTAGGTCTTACAAAACTTGGAGCTGCTGCACCACCAATCCTAAATCAAA ctCTTCCTGGCGTAGTGCGGCCTTCTATAGCACCAGCAACAATAATGGCACCACCGACGGTAGCAACGGTAGCAACGGTAGCAGCGGTAGCGCCAGGAATACCTCCGCCTGGCATAGCCATACCGCAAACCTTAACGCGACCACCTGCTATTATTCAAACAATTCCCGGCCAACCGGTCGTCATACCACCTCCTGCTGTTGTTGCGCCTACGATTGTTGGTACACCAGTT ATTCCAGTAACAACAACCGCAAATTCCGATATTATGAGGCGAGCGCAAGAACAAGCGGCTCATCAGAAACAACAAGaagaattacagaaaaaaCTTTTAGAAGAAACGGAACCACAAACGTTGCAGCAACAAGAAAATATGTCAATTAAGGGCCAAAGTGCACGCCATCTCGTCATGCAAAAACTCATGCGTAAAGTCGAATCCCGAGttgtaattttaagaaatatggTAGCGCCAGAGGATGTGGATGAAACCTTACAAGAAGAAATCCAAGACGAATGCTCCAAGTTTGGTGTGGTCGTAcgagttattatttataaggAGAGACAGTCTGAAGACGACGAAAATGCGGAagttattgtaaaaatattcgtcGAATTCGCTGAAATGAATG agGCAGAACGTGCAAGAGATTCCTTGAACGGTCGTTATTTCGGTGGACGATTGGTTAAAGGAGAATTATACGATCAAGCCCTGTTTGATAATAGTGATTTTTCTGGTTGA
- the Hfp gene encoding poly(U)-binding-splicing factor half pint isoform X5 yields the protein MASQRNQVQRQQALALMCRVYVGSISFELKEDTIRQAFLPFGPIKSINMSWDPVTQKHKGFAFVEYEIPEAAQLALEQMNGVMIGGRNIKVVGRPSNMPQAQSVIDEITEESKHYNRIYIASIHQDLTEDDIKSVFEAFGPITYCKLAQGSSPHRHKGYGFIEYETMQAALEAIASMNLFDLGGQYLRVGRAITPPNALMGPPSGTSMMPTAAAVAAAAATAKIQAMDAVASNAVALGLTKLGAAAPPILNQTLPGVVRPSIAPATIMAPPTVATVATVAAVAPGIPPPGIAIPQTLTRPPAIIQTIPGQPVVIPPPAVVAPTIVGTPVIPVTTTANSDIMRRAQEQAAHQKQQEELQKKLLEETEPQTLQQQENMSIKGQSARHLVMQKLMRKVESRVVILRNMVAPEDVDETLQEEIQDECSKFGVVVRVIIYKERQSEDDENAEVIVKIFVEFAEMNEAERARDSLNGRYFGGRLVKGELYDQALFDNSDFSG from the exons ATGGCTAGTCAACGGAATCAAGTGCAAAGACAGCAGGCTCTCGCTCTCATGTGCAG GGTTTATGTGGGCAGCATCAGTTTCGAGTTGAAAGAAGACACAATCAGGCAAGCCTTTTTGCCATTTGGACCTATCAAATCTATCAATATGTCATGGGATCCAGTTACACAGAAACACAAGGGTTTCGCTTTTGTCGAATATGAAATACCCGAAGCCGCGCAACTTGCTTTGGAACAAATGAATGGTGTCATGATCGGTGGCCGCAACATCAAG GTCGTGGGACGTCCGTCCAATATGCCACAAGCACAATCAGTGATCGACGAGATTACCGAAGAAAGCAAGCATTACAATCGCATTTACATTGCATCAATACATCAAGATTTGACGGAAGACGACATTAAATCAGTTTTTGAAGCATTTGGACCGATTACATATTGTAAACTTGCACAAGGTAGTTCACCACATCGACACAAAGGTTACGGCTTTATTGAGTACGAAACAATGCAAGCTGCGTTAGAAGCCATCGCTTCTATGAATTTGTTTGATTTGGGAGGTCAATATTTAAGAGTGGGAAGGGCCATAACGCCGCCGAACGCACTCATGGGACCACCTAGTGGTACCAGCATGATGCCAACTGCGGCTGCTGTTGCTGCAGCAGCAGCTACAGCAAAGATTCAAGCGATGGACGCGGTTGCAAGTAATGCGGTTGCATTAGGTCTTACAAAACTTGGAGCTGCTGCACCACCAATCCTAAATCAAA ctCTTCCTGGCGTAGTGCGGCCTTCTATAGCACCAGCAACAATAATGGCACCACCGACGGTAGCAACGGTAGCAACGGTAGCAGCGGTAGCGCCAGGAATACCTCCGCCTGGCATAGCCATACCGCAAACCTTAACGCGACCACCTGCTATTATTCAAACAATTCCCGGCCAACCGGTCGTCATACCACCTCCTGCTGTTGTTGCGCCTACGATTGTTGGTACACCAGTT ATTCCAGTAACAACAACCGCAAATTCCGATATTATGAGGCGAGCGCAAGAACAAGCGGCTCATCAGAAACAACAAGaagaattacagaaaaaaCTTTTAGAAGAAACGGAACCACAAACGTTGCAGCAACAAGAAAATATGTCAATTAAGGGCCAAAGTGCACGCCATCTCGTCATGCAAAAACTCATGCGTAAAGTCGAATCCCGAGttgtaattttaagaaatatggTAGCGCCAGAGGATGTGGATGAAACCTTACAAGAAGAAATCCAAGACGAATGCTCCAAGTTTGGTGTGGTCGTAcgagttattatttataaggAGAGACAGTCTGAAGACGACGAAAATGCGGAagttattgtaaaaatattcgtcGAATTCGCTGAAATGAATG agGCAGAACGTGCAAGAGATTCCTTGAACGGTCGTTATTTCGGTGGACGATTGGTTAAAGGAGAATTATACGATCAAGCCCTGTTTGATAATAGTGATTTTTCTGGTTGA
- the Hfp gene encoding poly(U)-binding-splicing factor half pint isoform X1 yields MNGTMAMTPTSQNNAEPQMKKAKVEGNASEFLPGPIYDLNQIGQVVAGPGAKYLTLPGILGAGLPKITSEQQDTVNRAKKYAMEQSIKMVLMKQTLAHQQQQMASQRNQVQRQQALALMCRVYVGSISFELKEDTIRQAFLPFGPIKSINMSWDPVTQKHKGFAFVEYEIPEAAQLALEQMNGVMIGGRNIKVVGRPSNMPQAQSVIDEITEESKHYNRIYIASIHQDLTEDDIKSVFEAFGPITYCKLAQGSSPHRHKGYGFIEYETMQAALEAIASMNLFDLGGQYLRVGRAITPPNALMGPPSGTSMMPTAAAVAAAAATAKIQAMDAVASNAVALGLTKLGAAAPPILNQTLPGVVRPSIAPATIMAPPTVATVATVAAVAPGIPPPGIAIPQTLTRPPAIIQTIPGQPVVIPPPAVVAPTIVGTPVIPVTTTANSDIMRRAQEQAAHQKQQEELQKKLLEETEPQTLQQQENMSIKGQSARHLVMQKLMRKVESRVVILRNMVAPEDVDETLQEEIQDECSKFGVVVRVIIYKERQSEDDENAEVIVKIFVEFAEMNEAERARDSLNGRYFGGRLVKGELYDQALFDNSDFSG; encoded by the exons ATGAACGGGACAATGGCTATG actCCAACATCGCAAAATAATGCAGAGCCACAGATGAAGAAGGCTAAAGTAGAAG GAAATGCATCAGAGTTCTTACCAGGCCCCATATATGATCTCAACCAAATCGGCCAGGTCGTTGCCG gACCTGGCGccaaatatttaacattaccTGGAATATTAGGAGCTGGTTTACCGAAAATTACATCAGAACAACAAGACACAGTAAACAGAGCGAAGAAATATGCAATGGAGCAAAGCATTAAGATGGTCCTGATGAAGCAGACATTGGCCCATCAACAACAg CAAATGGCTAGTCAACGGAATCAAGTGCAAAGACAGCAGGCTCTCGCTCTCATGTGCAG GGTTTATGTGGGCAGCATCAGTTTCGAGTTGAAAGAAGACACAATCAGGCAAGCCTTTTTGCCATTTGGACCTATCAAATCTATCAATATGTCATGGGATCCAGTTACACAGAAACACAAGGGTTTCGCTTTTGTCGAATATGAAATACCCGAAGCCGCGCAACTTGCTTTGGAACAAATGAATGGTGTCATGATCGGTGGCCGCAACATCAAG GTCGTGGGACGTCCGTCCAATATGCCACAAGCACAATCAGTGATCGACGAGATTACCGAAGAAAGCAAGCATTACAATCGCATTTACATTGCATCAATACATCAAGATTTGACGGAAGACGACATTAAATCAGTTTTTGAAGCATTTGGACCGATTACATATTGTAAACTTGCACAAGGTAGTTCACCACATCGACACAAAGGTTACGGCTTTATTGAGTACGAAACAATGCAAGCTGCGTTAGAAGCCATCGCTTCTATGAATTTGTTTGATTTGGGAGGTCAATATTTAAGAGTGGGAAGGGCCATAACGCCGCCGAACGCACTCATGGGACCACCTAGTGGTACCAGCATGATGCCAACTGCGGCTGCTGTTGCTGCAGCAGCAGCTACAGCAAAGATTCAAGCGATGGACGCGGTTGCAAGTAATGCGGTTGCATTAGGTCTTACAAAACTTGGAGCTGCTGCACCACCAATCCTAAATCAAA ctCTTCCTGGCGTAGTGCGGCCTTCTATAGCACCAGCAACAATAATGGCACCACCGACGGTAGCAACGGTAGCAACGGTAGCAGCGGTAGCGCCAGGAATACCTCCGCCTGGCATAGCCATACCGCAAACCTTAACGCGACCACCTGCTATTATTCAAACAATTCCCGGCCAACCGGTCGTCATACCACCTCCTGCTGTTGTTGCGCCTACGATTGTTGGTACACCAGTT ATTCCAGTAACAACAACCGCAAATTCCGATATTATGAGGCGAGCGCAAGAACAAGCGGCTCATCAGAAACAACAAGaagaattacagaaaaaaCTTTTAGAAGAAACGGAACCACAAACGTTGCAGCAACAAGAAAATATGTCAATTAAGGGCCAAAGTGCACGCCATCTCGTCATGCAAAAACTCATGCGTAAAGTCGAATCCCGAGttgtaattttaagaaatatggTAGCGCCAGAGGATGTGGATGAAACCTTACAAGAAGAAATCCAAGACGAATGCTCCAAGTTTGGTGTGGTCGTAcgagttattatttataaggAGAGACAGTCTGAAGACGACGAAAATGCGGAagttattgtaaaaatattcgtcGAATTCGCTGAAATGAATG agGCAGAACGTGCAAGAGATTCCTTGAACGGTCGTTATTTCGGTGGACGATTGGTTAAAGGAGAATTATACGATCAAGCCCTGTTTGATAATAGTGATTTTTCTGGTTGA
- the Hfp gene encoding poly(U)-binding-splicing factor half pint isoform X2 has protein sequence MNGTMAMTPTSQNNAEPQMKKAKVEGNASEFLPGPIYDLNQIGQVVAGPGAKYLTLPGILGAGLPKITSEQQDTVNRAKKYAMEQSIKMVLMKQTLAHQQQKNKLVLRQQVLLLMCRVYVGSISFELKEDTIRQAFLPFGPIKSINMSWDPVTQKHKGFAFVEYEIPEAAQLALEQMNGVMIGGRNIKVVGRPSNMPQAQSVIDEITEESKHYNRIYIASIHQDLTEDDIKSVFEAFGPITYCKLAQGSSPHRHKGYGFIEYETMQAALEAIASMNLFDLGGQYLRVGRAITPPNALMGPPSGTSMMPTAAAVAAAAATAKIQAMDAVASNAVALGLTKLGAAAPPILNQTLPGVVRPSIAPATIMAPPTVATVATVAAVAPGIPPPGIAIPQTLTRPPAIIQTIPGQPVVIPPPAVVAPTIVGTPVIPVTTTANSDIMRRAQEQAAHQKQQEELQKKLLEETEPQTLQQQENMSIKGQSARHLVMQKLMRKVESRVVILRNMVAPEDVDETLQEEIQDECSKFGVVVRVIIYKERQSEDDENAEVIVKIFVEFAEMNEAERARDSLNGRYFGGRLVKGELYDQALFDNSDFSG, from the exons ATGAACGGGACAATGGCTATG actCCAACATCGCAAAATAATGCAGAGCCACAGATGAAGAAGGCTAAAGTAGAAG GAAATGCATCAGAGTTCTTACCAGGCCCCATATATGATCTCAACCAAATCGGCCAGGTCGTTGCCG gACCTGGCGccaaatatttaacattaccTGGAATATTAGGAGCTGGTTTACCGAAAATTACATCAGAACAACAAGACACAGTAAACAGAGCGAAGAAATATGCAATGGAGCAAAGCATTAAGATGGTCCTGATGAAGCAGACATTGGCCCATCAACAACAg AAGAATAAGTTGGTCCTGCGGCAGCAAGTTTTATTACTAATGTGCAG GGTTTATGTGGGCAGCATCAGTTTCGAGTTGAAAGAAGACACAATCAGGCAAGCCTTTTTGCCATTTGGACCTATCAAATCTATCAATATGTCATGGGATCCAGTTACACAGAAACACAAGGGTTTCGCTTTTGTCGAATATGAAATACCCGAAGCCGCGCAACTTGCTTTGGAACAAATGAATGGTGTCATGATCGGTGGCCGCAACATCAAG GTCGTGGGACGTCCGTCCAATATGCCACAAGCACAATCAGTGATCGACGAGATTACCGAAGAAAGCAAGCATTACAATCGCATTTACATTGCATCAATACATCAAGATTTGACGGAAGACGACATTAAATCAGTTTTTGAAGCATTTGGACCGATTACATATTGTAAACTTGCACAAGGTAGTTCACCACATCGACACAAAGGTTACGGCTTTATTGAGTACGAAACAATGCAAGCTGCGTTAGAAGCCATCGCTTCTATGAATTTGTTTGATTTGGGAGGTCAATATTTAAGAGTGGGAAGGGCCATAACGCCGCCGAACGCACTCATGGGACCACCTAGTGGTACCAGCATGATGCCAACTGCGGCTGCTGTTGCTGCAGCAGCAGCTACAGCAAAGATTCAAGCGATGGACGCGGTTGCAAGTAATGCGGTTGCATTAGGTCTTACAAAACTTGGAGCTGCTGCACCACCAATCCTAAATCAAA ctCTTCCTGGCGTAGTGCGGCCTTCTATAGCACCAGCAACAATAATGGCACCACCGACGGTAGCAACGGTAGCAACGGTAGCAGCGGTAGCGCCAGGAATACCTCCGCCTGGCATAGCCATACCGCAAACCTTAACGCGACCACCTGCTATTATTCAAACAATTCCCGGCCAACCGGTCGTCATACCACCTCCTGCTGTTGTTGCGCCTACGATTGTTGGTACACCAGTT ATTCCAGTAACAACAACCGCAAATTCCGATATTATGAGGCGAGCGCAAGAACAAGCGGCTCATCAGAAACAACAAGaagaattacagaaaaaaCTTTTAGAAGAAACGGAACCACAAACGTTGCAGCAACAAGAAAATATGTCAATTAAGGGCCAAAGTGCACGCCATCTCGTCATGCAAAAACTCATGCGTAAAGTCGAATCCCGAGttgtaattttaagaaatatggTAGCGCCAGAGGATGTGGATGAAACCTTACAAGAAGAAATCCAAGACGAATGCTCCAAGTTTGGTGTGGTCGTAcgagttattatttataaggAGAGACAGTCTGAAGACGACGAAAATGCGGAagttattgtaaaaatattcgtcGAATTCGCTGAAATGAATG agGCAGAACGTGCAAGAGATTCCTTGAACGGTCGTTATTTCGGTGGACGATTGGTTAAAGGAGAATTATACGATCAAGCCCTGTTTGATAATAGTGATTTTTCTGGTTGA
- the Smyd5 gene encoding protein-lysine N-trimethyltransferase SMYD5, with product MIDDEVMADKGFFIKVVNDEKGKGLFSNRAFKEGDVILEERPVVCCQFLWNSEFGYLACDHCLRPLETAEENVRRLTGNQNFVVPHKECCEINKSLITECPLCGVKYCSVECQNEAFQRYHSTLCLQGRVKDESHPLNQLCETWKQMHYPPENASIMLLARMVAVINQANDKEEALAMFSQFCHRTVSNDTHEIVHYLLGEKFVGQIDILQQMMKEALNTEYTAHWFTSDGFRSLLALVGTNGQGIGTSSFSRWVKNVSALELAKDERIYVDKLIERIYDAMDEAVGPFLNNEGSGLYILQSSVNHSCVPNAVIEFPYSNNTLVLKAIRDIKIGEEICTSYLDECQLERSRHSRQQTLSSMYLFVCHCDKCRAQANDPDVTSDEEESDED from the exons ATGATCGACGACGAAGTTATGGCGGACAAAGGCTTCTTTATTAAAGTGGTGAACGACGAGAAG GGCAAAGGGCTCTTCTCCAATCGTGCATTCAAGGAAGGGGACGTGATACTTGAGGAAAGGCCTGTGGTCTGCTGTCAGTTCCTATGGAATTCGGAATTTGGATACTTAGCCTGTGATCACTGCCTGAGACCCCTAGAAACAGCAGAGGAGAATGTTCGTAGATTAACAGGCAATCAAAACTTTGTTGTACCCCACAAGGAGTGctgtgaaataaataagagTTTAATAACTGAATGCCCTTTGTGTGGAGTCAAGTATTGTAGTGTAGAATGTCAGAATGAAGCTTTCCAAAG atatcaCAGTACACTGTGTCTGCAAGGAAGAGTCAAGGATGAAAGCCATCCTCTGAATCAATTGTGTGAAACATGGAAACAAATGCACTATCCCCCTGAAAATGCATCAATCATGTTACTAGCAAGGATGGTTGCAGTAATTAATCAAGCAAATGATAAAGAGGAAGCATTAGCAATGTTCTCACAATTTTGTCATCGTACTGTATCTAATGACACTCATGAAATTGTACACTATTTATTAGGAGAGAAGTTTGTTGGGCAAATTGACATTCTTCAGCAAATGATGAAGGAGGCTCTCAATACTGAATACACTGCACat TGGTTCACATCAGATGGTTTTAGAAGTTTATTAGCTTTAGTAGGAACAAATGGACAAGGAATTGGTACTAGTTCATTCAGCCGCTGGGTCAAGAATGTTTCTGCTTTAGAATTGGCTAAAGATGAACGCATTTACGTTGATAAGTTAATAGAAAGAATTTATGACGCTATGGACGAAG CGGTAGGCCCATTTTTGAATAATGAAGGGTCTGGTCTGTACATTCTACAATCGTCAGTGAATCATAGTTGTGTACCAAATGCAGTCATTGAGTTCCCTTATTCAAACAATACTTTAGTATTAAAAGCAAtacgagatataaaaattggCGAGGAGATCTGTACAAGTTATCTCGACGAATGCCAGCTCGAAAGGAGTAGACATTCTAGACAGCAGACGTTAAGTTCTATGTATTTGTTCGTTTGTCACTGCGATAAATGTCGGGCACAAGCGAATGATCCCGACGTGACGTCTGACGAAGAAGAATCCGATGAAGACTGA
- the LOC139102690 gene encoding uncharacterized protein has product MSSINVKRLIINVIKRFKFEELEDAVIPIFPEISWTQVVSKLIKSHKTFTVTNVSYVIDNVINKAKIEEKILYDRLATLEAIEISRHSKKKTWYGYELINLNEARYIEKQEIQEIQNMIQDEFLSSGLTMNVKVVIYDNVLFISIKEKKKKKQVKRIFPTFFALFMDHKYFFCTKKIVQSNYLKVVTVSLGYNNYKKIKLMGRDLKSLMKLLWNKQQGALHAEGISQPPVYQSSNPTISNNGVDYTQSKQRRKYGEQCFGENPPTLEVLVIKGPEQLIQHESLISKLPDDPLPMSWEFRSHNIARFLTTLIEKRVCTPPVPDYISNFLTLGKNILTLRQE; this is encoded by the exons ATGT CGTCGATAAATGTCAAACGTCTGATAATCAACGTGATAAAAAGATTCAAGTTCGAGGAGCTGGAGGACGCCGTGATCCCTATCTTTCCGGAAATCTCCTGGACTCAGGTCGTATCGAAACTGATTAAGAGCCACAAGACTTTTACGGTGACTAACGTGTCGTACGTTATTGACAACGTTATAAAT AAAGcaaagatagaagaaaaaattttatacgacaGACTAGCAACATTGGAAGCAATAG agattAGCAGACACAGTAAGAAAAAGACATGGTATGGATATGAATTGATAAACTTAAATGAGGCAAGATATATTGAGAAACAAGAAATACAGGAGATACAAAACATGATCCAAGATGAGTTCTTATCAAGTGGTTTGACAATGAATGTTAAAGTTGTAATATATGATAATGTcctatttatttctatcaaagagaaaaaaaagaaaaaacaagtAAAACGTATTTTTCCAACCTTTTTCGCCTTGTTTATGGaccacaaatattttttttgtacaaagaAAATTGTGCAATCTAACTATTTAAAAGTGGTGACTGTCAGTTTAGgctataataattacaaaaaaattaagctgATGGGCAGGGACCTTAAATCTTTAATGAAGTTATTATGGAATAAACAACAAGGTGCTTTACATGCTGAAGGTATTAGTCAACCACCAGTTTATCAATCATCCAATCCTACCATcag caATAATGGGGTAGATTATACACAAAGTAAGCAACGAAGAAAATATGGGGAGCAGTGTTTTGGTGAAAATCCTCCGACTCTAGAGGTCCTTGTTATAAAAGGACCTGAACAACTTATACAACACGAgagtttaatttcaaaattacccGATGACCCTTTACCCATGAg ctgGGAATTTCGAAGTCATAATATAGCTCGATTTTTAACTACTTTAATTGAAAAACGTGTTTGTACACCACCCGTACCCGACtatatatctaattttttgACATTGGGAAAAAACATATTAACACTTCGACAGGAGTAG